The genomic region AGAGGTGTAGTGGGGACACAACCTCAGGGACATGGAGCCATGGTGGGGACACAACTTTGGGGACACGGAGCTGTGGTGGGGACACAACCCTGGGGACACAGAGGTGTGGTGGGGACACAGCCTTGGGGACACAGAGGTGTAGTGGGGACACAACCGTGGGGACACGGAGCTGTGGTGGGGACACAACCTTGGGGACACAGAGTGTGGTGGGGACACAACCTTGGGGACGTGGAAGTGGGGGCAGAGCCTCGGGGCCAGGGCAGCAGATGAACCCGGGGTCAGATGTGGGTCTGAGCCCGCAGGGGGTTGGCACGTGACGACAGTGCCAGGAGTCCCAACtccttgtgtttgttttgtttatttgcctTAGATTAACAAAATGCAGGCTCCCGTGGCACTTCTCGGCTCCCCGGCACTGGTGAGTCGCCTTTCCTTGCAGGGGGGTGATAATTCTCGGGGGGGATACAGGATGGGCAGGGATTTCTCCAAAGTGCTGCCCTGGACACCCTCAGCTGAGGTGGGATCATGTGGGTCTGTTCTGGGTTtaaggaggaagggaaacaaGGTGACCTCTGGTGACACCATGTAAATAGATGGGAGTGAGCTGCCAGGGCCTTCTCCCAAGATAAACTCAACTGATTTCCACAGAGATACTCGATCACCCCTCTCCTTAAAGGGATGAATTAGAAAGGAAAGGTGTGGAAATGTGACAGTAATTAAATTGCTGTGGCAGATGTGACActgtgctgcagcctgtggtgtgTGGAATCGCTGAATCCAACTGGCTGAAGTGGAAATATCATATGCCTTTATTTTTTAGTCTTGTGTCACAGTTGATGTTTTCAGAAAATCTTCATACTTTTCTTCATAAAGCATTCTTCTGAGGGTTAGTGCAGATACATCAAATTATGGGAGCagtgatctctgctctgtgtgaccagtgacaggagccagggaacggctggagctgtgtcaggaagggttggactggattttgggaaaggttcttcccccagaggctggttgggcactgaccaggccccccagggcagtgggcacggccccaaggctgccagagctccaggagggtttggatgatcctctcagggacagggggggattgttggggtgtctgtgcagggcaggagttgggctggatgatcctggtgtgtccctcccagctcaggagatCCCAGAATTGTGACTGTGCTCCCTCTGTTTGCTGCAGTTCCgatgctgctccagggctctggcCAGGCCCGTTTCAGTGGCTGTTTTCAGCAGGCCTGAGGCTCAGACTGCACAGGTGAGACTCGAGTGGGAACCGCCTCTGGATGTCTTTGCTCTCCCTGGTGATTTCGGGGACGGCAAACGCGGGGCTGTGGCTTcgctcccagccctcccctgcAGACCCCGCGCTCTCTCActccccaccccttccctgtccccagggagccgccgcctcctccccgcagCTGCAGCGGCGGCAGTTCCGGAGCAGCGCCGCGGCCCGGGACATCGACACGGCCGCCAAGTTCATCGGGGCCGGGGCTGCCACGGTGGGGGTGGCGGGGTCGGGGGCGGGCATCGGCACCGTCTTCGGCAGCCTCATCATCGGCTACGCCAGGTGAGCAGCGGCCCAGCCCCGGGGACGGGGGGgtctggggtgggggggagtcGTGTGTGACTGGAACGGCCCCTGGAATGGAAAATGGTTGTTATAACCCATGGATCTGTAAAAGAATTCCATGGTCTGTGAAGTCCATGAgtctattaaaaagaaatccatgAGTCTATGAAATCCATGAATCTATTAAAAAATCCATGAATCTGTTAAAAAATCCATGAATCTATTAAAAAATCCataaatctattaaaaaatcCATGAGTCTATTAAAAAATCCATGAGTCTATTAAAAAATCCATGAGTCTATTAAAAAATCCATGAATCTATTAAAAAATCCATGAATCTATTAAAAAATCCATGAATCTATTAAAGAAATCCataaatctattaaaaaatcCATGAGTCTATTAAAAAATCCATGAATCTATTAAAGAAATCCATGAATCTATTAAGAAATTTCCACCAATCTATTGAAAAACCCCCATGAATCTAATAAGAGATTTCCATGAATCTATTGAAATAAACCCATGAATCTATTAAGAAATTTCCATGAATCTATTAAAAAATCCATGAATCtattgaaaaaaacctcatgaaTCTATTAAATAAGATCCACTAATTTATTAAAACCCCTCGTCATTTTATTAGAATAAtgttaatttattaaaataaggaTCCGTTATTCTCTTAAAATTACCTGTTCTCTTAAATAACGAAGTTCCTCAGTTGTTTGAATCCACCCTGTAATTAATTCCAAAGGATCCTGCTGCCCCTGGAAGAAAGGGAGCCCTGATTGTGGGAGGGAATTGTAGCTCGGTGCCACCAGCTGAGAGTCACCCTTGGGGTTCAGCATCCCTGAAAGCAGGGATGTGTCcttccagctctggctgtgcccttccagctgctggctgtgcccttccagctgctggctgtgccattccagctgctggctgtgccattccagctctggctgtgccattccagctgctggctgtgccattccagctctggctgtgccattccagctctggctgtgccattccagctgctggctgtgccattccagctgctggctgtgccattccagctctggctgtgccattccagctgctggctgtgccattccagctctggctgtgccattccagctgctggctgtgcccttccagctctggctgtgtccttccagctctggctgtgcccttccagctctggctgtgcccttccagctgctggctgtgccattccagctgctggctgtgccattccagctctggctgtgccattccagctgctggctgtgccattccagctctggctgtgccattccagctctggctgtgccattccagctgctggctgtgcccttccagctctggctgtgcccttccagctctggctgtgccattccagctctggctgtgccattccagctctggctgtgcccttccagctgctggctcctgccctgccactgctctgtgctctgcctgcGGGCCACAATCCCGGGAATTCGGGCTCTGCTTTGCCCGTTCCCCTCTCGCCGCGGCTTTTCCTCACTGtgcttccttcctgccttttctcCCGACCCACAGGAATCCCTCCctcaagcagcagctcttctcctATGCCATCCTGGGCTTTGCCCTGTCCGAGGCCATGGGGCTCTTCTGTCTGATGGTGGCATTCCTGATCCTCTTCGCCATGTGACGGCTCCGCCCGCGGCTCCCGGCGCTCCGGCCTGGCCACTGGAGCCTCCTCCCATCGCAGCGTTCCAGACTGACCACGAAAGAAAGGATTTCTCTAAATAAACTGGTGGCTTggtttttgggttggttttttttcttcattttttagCATTCTGCTCCAGTGGCGGGGGAGTTTTCGGGGCTTGGTCGAAGGGTGTGATATCCCAGGGGTGGGATGAAGCAAACAGGGAGTGTGGAATGGCCTGGGAGGGGACAAAAACTGAGGGGAAGTCGACTAAAACAGCTCAAATCTATTAAAAATCCCCCAAAGTGTTGCCCTTTTAAAGCAAATCTTGGTGAGAGTAGGTTGGGATTGGATAACAGGGAGGAATTCtgtgaggggctggaatggattcccagagaagctgtggctgccccatccctggaagtgtccaaggccaggctggacggggctgggagcaccctgggatagtgggaggtgtccctgggtgAAACTGGgggagctttaaggtccttccaacccaaaccattccataattccatATTTTCACCAGTCTGTTGTTGGAAATGCTCCCTTTCTTTCAGCTGAGAGCACCTGGAAAAGGTGCTGGGTGTGAGGTGAGGGTGCTCACAGGTGTGTTAATGGTGTTTGCAGGGCTGAATTCCCAGGAAGTGCCCCCACATTGTGggaatttccttccttttccaggAAGAGCCGGTTTCAAGGTCACGCTGTTCACTGTTCATGTGCCTCCTCAGAGCAAAGTTTACCCAAGGAATCACAGCTGATTGTGATAATCCAttaatctattaaaaaaaaatccattgctcCATTAAAACAATGCACTAAACTGGTAGAATAAGCCATtattctattaaaataaaagtaaattgaTAAAATAAAGAGCTGAGGGggctttgttggtttttttttttgccccccctccccacagctccaTGCTGCATCTGTTTTAGAGACTGGAGTATATCAGGGAGGAGAAATgcccaaatccaccccaaaatCTGGGCCTGGgggggaggcagctgtgcctTTAAGGAAGGGGAGCCTGGAGGGAGCTTGTCTCGTTATCTGCTTTAAGTAATTGAATTAATGCAGCTACTCCTTGTCCTTAAAGCCTCTGCAGAGGGGTGGTGACCTCCCTGGGCACGGGAATGGGGTGCAGGAATATGAAATTCTGTTTGGAATTGCTGCTGGGAGGAATTCCCTGCGAGGGGAAGGGGGTGAGGAGAATTGGAGTCAAAAAAAAACTCCGAGACTTGGAGAAACGTGGctctgaaagcagaaagaacTCGAGGGAAACTCGGCTGAGTTAGAGAGGAAAAATTCCCTGGATCCTGGGAATAAATGTGTAACCCTAAAGCAGGGATCCCCTGCCTTGGCAATCTTCCCAGGGTGTCCATAGGTTGTAGCTGGCACCCAAAACTTGCTGCCCTGGGAAAACAACACTGTTGCTGGGGCTGCCTTAGTTACATTTAAACTCCCTTACTCTATGGAACTGGATAAACAACTCCTTGGATCCCTGGAAAGCGAAAAGTGACCTTGGAGCTGGGATTGCTCCCCCAGCACATCGTTGCTGTTCATCCCAGGGTGGttctgggcagctctggggggggTTGGAGGAGTGGGATGGTCCTGCAGGGACCACGGGCACAGCTGCTGGGTTCCTATGAGCTGGAAAACCAGCTTTCCCCCCTCTCCTAGCCCTTTGATCCAGCTGTTTTCCAGCCCTGAGGCTGCTGGGTTGGGGATCTGAACCCTTGGGAGCTGCCTGATCCCACGGCTGCTCCTTGCCCGGAGCTCAGACCCTTCCCTGGGGTGTTTTCCCAGCCTGTCTGTCACAGCAGCCGCTTCCCTAAAGGgtctcagtctcttctcccgagtaacaggatgagaggaaagagccaggggaggtttggattGGATATTGGAAAAgaattcttcatggaaagggtgtcCAGGCGTTGGAACcaagtggtggagtcaccatcgccggagggatttaaaaaacccgtggatgtggcacttggggacgtgggttAGTGGACtcggcagtgctgggggaatggctGGACACAGTGATCTTAGAATCATGGAAcatcctgtgctgggagggacccacagggatcatcccgtccagctcctggccctgctcaggaccccccaaaatcccaccctgtgcctgagagcgttgtccaagccctccttgagctctggcagccttgtagccgtgaccactgccctgaggagtgagaccttagaggtctttcccaacctgaCTGTTTCCATGACTCCAGGATTCCATAaaccccctttcccaccccaaaaaaccccccaaaccctcctttctccctccaCCCCTTGAGACCTCCACCACACCAGGGGGCGCCATGTCAAGGAAACACCAAGGCTCGCAACGAGGCGGCGCTGCGGGAGAGCCGCTCTGTCTCGCTCTCTATGGTCCGCCGGGGGCGTGGGGCGTGGGCGGTGCGGGGCCGCTCTGGCCGCGCGCCTCGGTGGTGCGGAGTCCCGGAAGCGGCGCGGGCCGAGGCCGCAATGGCGGAGAGCCCGGCGGCCGAGgacgcggccccggccccggccgcggTGctgggggcgggcggcggcggcggcagcgcctcGCCGAGCGCCGCCGGCTCCGCGGGCACCCCCGGCGTCTTCATCCCCGCCGAGCTCTGGGCGGCCGCGGGTTtcggcgccgccgccgcgcccggcaCCGGCGTGGCCCCCGCGAGCGGCGGGGCCccgatggcggcggcggcggcggcgggggccgcgcTCCTCACGCACTCGGCCTTCTGGGACCCCACGGTCAGCGGGGACTGGGACAGCGAGAGGCCCAGCCCGGCCTGCCTGCTGCGGATCAAACGGTGAGCGGGGCCCGGCACCGGGGGGGCTCCGGGGCCCGGAGCCGCCGGGCACGGAGCGAGGCTCGCGTGTGGAGGAGACGTTCGGCTCGTCCCCTCGGGGGGGTAACGGTCCCCTTGGGCCGCACCGGACCGTCACCGGCCGGCCTGGAGAGCCGGGATCGGCTCCCGGTGTCCCCGGGCTTCCCTAGGAACAGATCCCGGTCCCTCCCTGTGTCCCGGGGCTCTCCTGCAGACAAGCCCTGGTTCTTTCCCTGTGTCCCGGGGCTCTCCTGCAGACAAGCCCTGGTTCTTTCCGTGTGTCCCAGGGCTATCCTGAGGACAAGTCCCGGTCCCTCCTTGTGTCCCAGGGTTTCCCTGGGAACAGACCGCGGTCCgtccctgtgtcccagggctctCCAGGGCACACACTCCAGTCCCCACCATGCCCTGGAATCGCAGAATCCCACAcgggtttgggttggaagggaccttaaagcccatccagtgccaccccctgccatgggcagggacaccttccactctcccaggttgctccaagccctgtccaacttggccttggaccTCCCGGGATTCCTGGCCTGGAATCTCCTCTCCCGGGTGTTTGGGATTTCGTGGGTCTCACCCCTGCCAGCCCGGGGGTCCCTCTGTGCCACCCCCTGGGGTCTCTGTCAGCTGCCCTGGGGGGGTTGGCAGCAGAGCTCCTAATCCTGCCCTGGGgatccctggcagctcctgggaggTGCTGTTACATTTGGGAGGGGAACAGATTTTTTGGCTCCCTGGTGGCCAAGTTAAAATATTCACAGCAAACCTGCCCTTcaccctcctccttcctgccagTGCCCacccctggggctgccctgaccctcccagggctcccctggATCAACCTGTGGATCCCCTTTGccagaaggagcaggaaggtcTGGTGTTGTTGGAAAGGCTGGCGCTGATTCAACAagtccttcctcttccctcagagcaggaattgctgcctgccaggctcttgctcATCCTCGTTCTGGAGCTTGGAGAATGTCTCCCAAAGATGGCTCCAGATTTTTGGGCAGTTTCCAacccagagcaggcagggaggggagaggcttctcctgctgctctcacccTCCTCACCTTGAAACCTCCCCGAGCTCTGGTCCCTTCCCAGATGGGAAGGAAGGTCGAGTGGGAGCTTGTCCTGaagctcagcacagctctgatTACAGGAGGGAGGGTTTGGGTGATGGAATTCAGCAGTTTGTCTGTCAGCTGCACGGGGTTGTAGGtgatttgttgggttttggttcATTTTGGGCTGAGTTCTTGGAGAAGGGGGGCTGTTGGGATCAGCTTGGGGGTGTGTTGCACCCTGACTGCTCTGGGACCTTCTGCCTGATCCATTAACCCCAAAGGGCTCAGAGCAAAACATTCCCAGAAGTGGTTGAGTCATGGTTTGGGAAAACAAATGAGTGAGCACAGAAAGGGATCCTGTAAATGGTCTGGGTGTGAAGAGGGAAAACCTCAGGAGGGAGAGGTTATCCCTTAAATAACAAACCTCACCTCACAGGACTTGAAAACAGCTCCCTGGGGGGGGATTTCTGGCTGGAGTTTGACGTGCTGGAGGTGATCTGGGGTAAAACACAAGTTAATCAAGGTGTGCTGGTTCAGTGATTGCTGCTCCTGAAATGCCTCAGCGATTTTTGGGGATAAATTGAAGGAACTCATCCAGAA from Pseudopipra pipra isolate bDixPip1 chromosome 26, bDixPip1.hap1, whole genome shotgun sequence harbors:
- the ATP5MC1 gene encoding ATP synthase F(0) complex subunit C1, mitochondrial, coding for MQAPVALLGSPALFRCCSRALARPVSVAVFSRPEAQTAQGAAASSPQLQRRQFRSSAAARDIDTAAKFIGAGAATVGVAGSGAGIGTVFGSLIIGYARNPSLKQQLFSYAILGFALSEAMGLFCLMVAFLILFAM